TGCAACACGTAATATTATGTACCCAGCACACCTAATACTATATctagtatgtacagtatacgcCTAACATCCACAGGACTACTTTAGTTTAATTAccagtacagacgtaatttccaCCTGCTGGAAGCTTTCTAGCTAGGGAAGTTATTGTGGATTGTACACAATCAGTCTGGAGACAACAGCTGTTTCTAACAATAGATCAGGTTAATAAATTAAACGActatgagtttgtttgttttactacATGGCTGCACATCTATATCTCTGAGGGTACAAGTAAAAGGTTAAATCTAGTAATGAGAGGTAGTGGAAGATTGCAAGAAACGTGGATATTCAATGTTGTTGAAAAAATATCGATGCAGTGATATAAGTCTACAGACACGATTGACTAATTACAACATTCTTGAACCAGTTTCATATTAATTTAATAGTGTGTGATATATTCACCCTCATGGCTATCTCTTGCAGCTAGCTAGGGATTGCCCAGTGaggcagtacatgtacactgttgATTCCTAAATGATGttggttgatattaaaatattaaaattaattaatcagtcaTACCTAAGTAATCAATTATTTTtgattagtttaattaaatgtaattcTATTTAGTGGTTGATTGTCTGCTCTAAATCTCCTGTTTATTTAGCAGTAAAACTGAATTACTAATTAAGTACAacagtcattaattaattaattggtacacatgtacaattgCGACGTGGgacattcacacacaatttcaTGGCTGGTAAGACATATACACAAGCTGGACAGAAAAATTATTGACTCAACAAAGACAGGGAATAAGATAGAAACTTGCAACAGTCTGAAAAATTCCATTAGTTTGATATGAGATAGTTGGTGCCATATAAGCTAACACAACGTCGTGGTAGTTcataaaaatttttaattaattaatctacaaaTGTGGTGGTCTATCAGTACTGAAGTAAGAAATaatctgtctgctgtctgtcacCTGTTTTCTCATTACGTCATCTAAACGTCCATCCAACATACCATACAGACCTCCAGTGTGAATAAACATGACGTTACGGCCAGAAAATCTACTAGGATTTGTCTTCATTTCTATTAGCATTCCTCGAACGGCTTTCAGAGTGTAAGTAGGATCAAGAAGAATGCCAGTTTTTCGTCCGATATTGGTTAGTAACTGTAGTTCCTCGTCGGTCGATTCTCCGTATCCGATTCCTTTGTATCCATCAACAACGTCCAGAATATCCTCAGAACGAACGCCAGTAACGCCCATTTCATTCAATATCTCGTTGCAATGTGTGTGGAAGTACAATTGGTCGTCACACACGGACACTCCATGTACTCTAACTGTTGATCCACTCAAGTAACTCGCAAGCCCCAATCCACAGCTCGTCCCTCCTGATCCGCAAGGCACCACAACATCACTAATTTGAGAGAAAACCTCTTGCTCCATCATTTCTCTATAGGCCTCAACATATCCCCAAGTTCCGACTCCATTTGACCCCCCTAGAGGTATCTGATACACATTCATTAACTTTTTCTCTTTCAACTCATCCACGACATGCTGCATTCTGGGCATAAGTTGTGAAACATAACCAGCTCTCTTAGGAACGAGCACAACCGTCGCATCAACCAACAAATCAAGTAGCAAGTTTCCTTCCAATCTGCTTTCATCCGGGTCCTCGGAATTTGAACGAAGTAAAAGGTACGTTTTCAATCCAACCTCTCGAGCTGCGATGGCTGTAGCTCTGCAATGGTTTGACTGAATGCCACCGCATGTAATAACAGCGTCTGCTCCTTGCAGCTTTGCATCCTCGAGGAGAAATTCCAATTTTCTTACCTTGTTCCCCATCAGCGTACCTCCCGTCATGTCATCGCGTTTTATATACAATTTGAAACCGTCTGGTAAGTCAGGGACGTTCCATGGAACGATGGGAGTCTTCATTTGGCTCAAGATCAATCTTGATTTGGGGGCCTTCTCTGAGATGCTAGAACACCATGCTGGTGGCTTGTACGAAACGATATTGCCGTAGTTGGAACAACATAAAGTTGCCATCGACGCTCGCAGTGACACACGAGTACAAAGTCTCGACAAATTAACGTGCGCGTACATAGTGTTAGAACTCCGAGGCTAATGCGCGTAGAGGTCTGCGCTCTCGAGGCCAAATTGCAAATGCGATGGAAACGCGTTTGTTTCAAGAATTGGAAAGATGCAAGTATCACCACTTACTTATTCATGGACCTCCCAAAAGGTTTGACTTAAAATCGCGAGTGTAGCGTTTTACATTTTGGTggaaatttttatttttttttgaGTGGAAGGACGTCGCTGCTGTTTCAGTTGCTGCTGAATGTGGCACGTCAGGGAAAGAGAGTGCTGATGTATTCGTTTACACAGTTCGATCGTTTGCCGTTGCTGGACTGTGATTCAGCTCAACCTGCAGTGCATACTCTAAAATACGTCACCATCATGTAAGAACCCGTATGACACGtgcaaaatttaatatttcgTTGTTTGCTGCAAAGAGTTGATTACTGCATTTCTAGtgttattttaaaataattattttaagttttaaaattttgtaattttaataaataaaagttTATTTGCAGTTTTTATATTAACTTTGAAATCagttaaataattttgttAGTTGATATATTACAGTATATTTAAATTTATGGAATTGTTAATTGTAAGCTAATTAAACTTTCTGCAGCATAAAAATGCCGCTTTGTGTGAGAGTCTGGCACACGAATGATCCTGATTTGCATTTCACTGAGAATTCGCAATAACTACTGTACGTGTTTTGTAAATCTCAGTCAACTGCATGATGTAAGACGTTTGCATGGACAAAACAAATAACCAATGGAATAAAGTATTTGcacaaaacttaattaatctagagttgatattaatgcttgTTGTGGTTGATGCCCATTATTTTTGTTGACAAATTAATCTTCTAAATGTGTCATTTACTTTAATAGAAAAATcaagtcattgtttgttgACTGTTTGTGAAGGTATCCAAGTAGCGCTGATGAGCTGCTTCGATTGCTTGCTTGCATGCACACTGAAGACAAGGAACTGCTGCCTTGTTTGATAGCAATAGATGATGTAGAGTCGTTTGTCCTGCATAAACAGGTAATAATTATGTTTACCTGTGAAATGATGTCTGGAGGTGGAAGTTGTGTCTTATGTAGGGACACGAGCAGTTGGCTTTGTTGGCAAAGATTCTATCATATGCCGTGGATGCAGCAGAATTCGTGTCAACAGCAAAGTATGAGCACACTATAGAAATAGTTGTTGTAATTGCTTAAAATGATGATTTGCTTAGTAGCTAAGAAATTGAATTTATTTtcaatatattaaatattttttgttatttattatgactgttgatgttgtttagGGCAGGCAGTAGAGATAGAGGTGTGGACTGTAATCTACTTGTCACAGCAGCAACAAGACCGTCGGGTGTGTAAATGACCACTAACCATAGAGAAACTTTAATTTtgaaactgtgtgtgtgtgtgtgtctgtctgtctgtctgtctgtctgtctgtctgtctgtcaaataacatttatttcaaacatacatctatactacaatgctagcaaggtaactatataaagttctgtaactacgagagtttactagaactagattttaaaaacaaacaaacatgtaacacttaaaagagaacaatgcagactacccggagccaacttagtggctgaaaaactgggtagagcaatctacagtacagtcaatgtcatttgtcagagctgagatttttctcatgatgacctttgcattgcacttctgaagttgagttgagaatctctttctccagatgtccagaaactcagcagcgttaggttgaccaagttcatcacgtgacttcttggctagcctttccagaaagtttttccccatctcaccccatcgtccaaaatgttctataactaagggaatgaaactgactgttgatccacctggtagattttcctttgcatattttgccttcttcctatcttctcttctttctgcagcagcaccatctgactCAGATGACCTTGGGAAAATAtcagagctccaagggtgtACCAGAGCTATATCCTGGTCAACGTTGCAACCCTTGTCGGGGTCAAATGCcacaatgtctggtctatcatttgaatttgaatagCGATGTCATGGCTCTCTTTGGTGGTGCACATTTAGCTCTCGAAGACCAAGTTGATGCTatggctctgtctgtctgtctgtctgtctgtctgtgtgtctgtctgtcgtctgtgtgtgtgtgtgtgtgtgtgtgtgtgtgtgtgtgtgtgtgtgtgtgtgtgtgtgtgtgtgtgtgtgtgtgtgtgtgtgtgtgtgtgtgtgtgtgtgtgtgtgtgtacatgaccACAGATGCAGATTACATGCCATTACATTTTGTAAACTGTAGGACCTGCACCATCTGTTTATGGGCACTGGTTTCCTTTTACTGCTCACATTCAAGGTCTTCCTACATTCTTAagttgtcaatttgtttgtacCCCATCACATGTATTTGCAGAGATGGCAGCAAGCGGCAGCAACAAGTTTCAAGTAGTGTGGTCAAAGTCATTTACTGACACCATTGGACATGAGAGTACAACTATCCAACTGGGATCATATTCGTTGCATCCAGATGGTTTACTTTGGGATCAGAGTCATGATCAAAGAGTTCCGTGATGTCATCCAATTTTGGATGTAATCTGTATGAGTTAGTCTAAAGTCATCTTCTCTGTACTGTATATGCTGTGGCTTGCAAGTGTGTAGTTTCGAATTCTGAAGTATCAGCATGTTGGGAAATtattgttttagtttgctaGGCAAGCTGTTTACGGTCTGATTTGTAATTGACGTTTACTCAAAGAGTTCAAGTTGTAATTGGCAGCAAATATAATGTACTGTCTTGATTCTAGTAGTTATCTTAGATCTTGTATACTGCTTGTTCATATTTTGTTTTTTCCAATATTTTTTCTTTACAAAGTATGGGGTTGATGGTGAGTGTGCTctttcttgtaaaatttacaTTCTGAAAATTAAGGCTATCGACATTTACAGACAGCTTGTAACTGTGTGCATGCTGTATCATTCTTTGTcagtgtatctgtttgtttatcactGTGTGCTGGTCTGTATgcgtgtgtttgcttgtccgttcgttatttgtctgtctgtctgtctgtctgtctgtctgtttgtctgtctgtttgtctgtctgtttcaataatatatattttcataaattgaACTAATACATGGCAATAAGCTAACGGAAAAATCTAGTGACCCAGGAGGGTTGTTTAAACTACAAACTAAATGTCTTGCAAATGGTGCTGGTCTTTCTATTTTACGTCTAATTACGCTAGCATTGCAGTGCTGTAGTGCAATAGAGAAATAGCGTCTCCAAACGTCTTGAATTAGCTACAGTTGTTCCTTCCATTTTCGTTTGTGGAGAGTTGAGGTAAATGATGAAGCTCTGCCTTCTGTCCCCAACGCccaagtgtttgtctgtctgtttgtctacctgccacgtgtgtgtgtgtgtgtgtgtgtgtgtgtgtgtgtgtgtgtgtgtgtgtgtgtgtgtgtgtgtgtgtgtgtgtgtgtgtgtgtgtgtgtgtgtgtgtgtgtggccgcGCATGAGGGTCTGGGTACACAGTGTACTCGTGATTCGGTCTCATCCACGTGACAGACATCAACTCAGTTCGTCACCTTGTATGAGTCGCGGTCGAGTTCCACTGATGATAGGACTGGGAAGTGACGTAGAAACTAGTCAAACCGAGACGGACAGTACGGAGTCTTCACCGAAGGCCAGACAAGTGAACAAATTTCATTTCGAATCTGTTAACGAGCAGACAGTTGGCTCAGATGATCAAAAGAAAGTGATCATTCCAGAATACGAGGACGGATGGTACAGGTTCAGTTTTAGAAAGCTCTGGGCGTTCACGGGGCCGGGATTTTTGATGAGCATTGC
The DNA window shown above is from Corticium candelabrum chromosome 13, ooCorCand1.1, whole genome shotgun sequence and carries:
- the LOC134188742 gene encoding uncharacterized protein LOC134188742 yields the protein MYAHVNLSRLCTRVSLRASMATLCCSNYGNIVSYKPPAWCSSISEKAPKSRLILSQMKTPIVPWNVPDLPDGFKLYIKRDDMTGGTLMGNKVRKLEFLLEDAKLQGADAVITCGGIQSNHCRATAIAAREVGLKTYLLLRSNSEDPDESRLEGNLLLDLLVDATVVLVPKRAGYVSQLMPRMQHVVDELKEKKLMNVYQIPLGGSNGVGTWGYVEAYREMMEQEVFSQISDVVVPCGSGGTSCGLGLASYLSGSTVRVHGVSVCDDQLYFHTHCNEILNEMGVTGVRSEDILDVVDGYKGIGYGESTDEELQLLTNIGRKTGILLDPTYTLKAVRGMLIEMKTNPSRFSGRNVMFIHTGGLYGMLDGRLDDVMRKQVTDSRQIISYFSTDRPPHL
- the LOC134188743 gene encoding uncharacterized protein LOC134188743, which translates into the protein METRLFQELERCKYHHLLIHGPPKSGRTSLLFQLLLNVARQGKRVLMYSFTQFDRLPLLDCDSAQPAVHTLKYVTIMYPSSADELLRLLACMHTEDKELLPCLIAIDDVESFVLHKQGHEQLALLAKILSYAVDAAEFVSTAKAGSRDRGVDCNLLVTAATRPSGPAPSVYGHWFPFTAHIQEMAASGSNKFQVVWSKSFTDTIGHESTTIQLGSYSLHPDGLLWDQSHDQRVP